The following are encoded together in the Primulina tabacum isolate GXHZ01 chromosome 18, ASM2559414v2, whole genome shotgun sequence genome:
- the LOC142533670 gene encoding uncharacterized protein LOC142533670 — MAVTSDDNGTTVCTHCDRAIPSSNINLHFAHCSRNLEKCKVCGDMIPKKLSEEHFLSTHAPVACSLCSETMDRDILDVHRGENCPKRIATCEYCEFPLPAIDLLEHQEVCGNRTELCHLCHKYIRLRERYGHESRCSGIVDNAAESSRNTRPPERGRGAPRRQQRGFSTKRLLFTIAITGIAVLLGSLFFRRKPDHNQVH; from the exons ATGGCCGTGACTTCTGATGATAACGGCACAACGGTCTGCACCCACTG TGACAGGGCAATCCCTTCCTCTAATATCAATTTACATTTTGCACACTGCTCCAGAAATCTAGAAAAATGTAAAGTATGTGGTGATATGATTCCAAAAAAATTGTCAGAAGAACATTTTCTCAGCACTCATGCCCCG GTGGCTTGTTCTCTGTGCAGTGAAACAATGGATCGTGACATTTTAGATGTTCACAGAGGAGAAAATTGCCCGAAAAGGATCGCGACATGTGAATACTGCGAGTTTCCTCTGCCTGCAATTGATTTATTGGAGCATCAG GAAGTATGTGGCAACCGGACAGAACTATGTCATTTGTGTCACAAATATATTAGACTTCGTGAAAGGTATGGCCATGAAAGCAGATGCAGCGGCATTGTTGATAACGCTGCAGAATCTTCCAG GAACACAAGGCCACCTGAAAGAGGTCGTGGTGCTCCAAGAAGGCAGCAGCGGGGGTTTTCAACCAAACGCCTCCTGTTTACTATTGCTATTACGGGAATTGCAGTTTTGTTAGGTTCACTCTTTTTCCGAAGGAAACCAGATCACAATCAAGTTCACTGA